The following coding sequences lie in one Phalacrocorax aristotelis chromosome 2, bGulAri2.1, whole genome shotgun sequence genomic window:
- the ADNP2 gene encoding activity-dependent neuroprotector homeobox protein 2 isoform X1, producing the protein MFQIPVQNLDNIRKARKKVKDILVDLGLDSCRELLKNLKSFDPGEKHFCNTSWSDVSPWEPVGKRKRYRTKPYCCSLCKFSSKLLTSFKNHLHRYHEDEMDQELVVPCPKCAFASGPKVTGKHIRMFHSSNKRIQNYTVSILDGMKQFRSDIINFTCLKCQFTDTLYYNMKKHVLMNHFQNLVSTYFGEKPDEHKENSIEHYCKKCNASANSQDSLMYHVLTAETHRDLENKLRSVISEHIKKPGLVKQMHIAPKPSQDMAATAPSAGPAPAPAGSVAAPACVQLAFPQNNQNQSVVQPKPVQSPVRPPTVPSASSSLEHTTSAPVVTPSHVTLVSSNVPVGQNNVNIQPSPSQPIIVSHRLPVNQPVRAGAVPISHSVGTVNRTVAPAVLPLNQPVRPGLFPINQPLGTINGPVAAGPLPVTQPVSPVNRPVAPGVLPVNRPVAPGVLPVNRPVAPGVLTVNQSLGNVNRPLGPRVLPMAQPVASGVLQLNQPVASGVVPVRQPVRPGFLQLNQPVAPAVFLVNQPVQPAVSQNATFFTAGSILRQLIPTGKQVNGIPMYTLAPVSVTLPVTPGGGVATVTPPQMPNQLMQSGTITQLSQSPASAPSPPVLLTSPGISLQASPPGLETSQAIRQAKQWKTCPVCNELFPSNVYQVHMEVAHKHGEIKMEETLEPDKLAACAPFLRWMTEKTVRCFSCKCFLCEEELMKHLLMHGLACLFCTVTFHDLKSLVEHNKATHNGKKQLHADYSNRGFQLGNDAQGDLVFPHFDFSTMLPEEDIGEREVHLAVLAGLNSRTLVPVYIKVKPQTAEMNNRCNKKVLTCPFCFGTFVSKETYEMHLKERHHIMPTVHTILKSPAFKCIHCCGVYTGNMTLTAIAVHLLRCRSAPKDSNSSMNMQLECTEKSELLFVNGDKHDSGILKRKQSDSCFVAEDQRNKEQQPPGLSTGIALSPENEVNSGVVPFKRQKINTRTEMKKLPSSEDLRILAVDPKHYDHNSYEAQKQFLIDYFHERPYPSKKEMELLSSLLYAWKIDVASFFGKRRNICLKAINNHKSSVLLGFSMSELKNIKHSLNIKDEPLDM; encoded by the exons aatctTAAAAGTTTTGACCCAGGTGAAAAACACTTTTGTAACACTTCATGGAGTGATGTCTCTCCTTGGGAGCCCGTGGGCAAAAGGAAG aGATACAGAACAAAGCCGTACTGCTGTAGCTTATGCAAGTTCTCATCAAAATTGCTTACTTCATTCAAGAATCACTTGCACCGTTACCATGAGGATGAAATGGACCAAGAGCTGGTGGTTCCTTGCCCAAAATGTGCATTTGCTTCTGGTCCCAAAGTAACGGGAAAACATATCCGGATGTTTCATTCATCTAATAAAAGAATACAGAACTACACAGTCAGCATTTTGGATGGCATGAAACAATTCAGGAGTGACATCATAAACTTCACATGTCTAAAATGTCAGTTTACAGACACATTGTATTACAACATGAAGAAACATGTTCTGATGAACCATTTTCAAAACTTAGTAAGTACATATTTTGGTGAGAAACCTGATGAACATAAAGAGAATTCTATTGAGCATTACTGTAAAAAGTGTAATGCTTCTGCAAACAGCCAAGATTCTTTAATGTATCATGTCTTGACAGCTGAAACACACCGAGACCTGGAGAACAAACTTCGGTCTGTGATTTCAGAACATATTAAGAAACCAGGACTCGTGAAACAAATGCATATTGCTCCAAAGCCTTCCCAAGACATGGCAGCGACTGCTCCATCTGCAGgacctgcccctgccccagcaggtTCTGTCGCAGCTCCGGCTTGCGTCCAGCTTGCATTTCCACAGAATAATCAAAACCAGAGTGTGGTGCAGCCAAAACCAGTTCAAAGCCCAGTCAGACCACCGACGGTTCCAAGTGCCTCTAGTAGCCTTGAACATACAACTTCTGCTCCGGTTGTTACCCCATCACATGTTACTCTTGTGTCTAGTAATGTTCCTGTAGGTCAGAATAATGTTAATATTCAGCCATCACCTTCCCAGCCTATCATCGTTTCCCATAGGCTCCCCGTTAATCAGCCTGTGAGGGCTGGAGCTGTTCCTATTAGTCATTCTGTTGGGACTGTAAACAGAACTGTGGCCCCTGCAGTGCTTCCTCTTAATCAGCCTGTCAGGCCTGGGCTCTTTCCTATTAATCAGCCCCTTGGTACTATAAATGGTCCAGTTGCAGCTGGACCACTACCTGTTACTCAGCCTGTCAGCCCTGTGAATCGACCGGTTGCACCAGGAGTCCTCCCTGTGAATCGACCAGTTGCACCAGGGGTCCTCCCTGTTAATCGGCCGGTTGCACCAGGAGTTCTCACAGTCAATCAATCGCTTGGGAATGTGAATAGACCCCTTGGTCCCAGGGTCCTTCCCATGGCACAGCCAGTTGCGTCAGGGGTTCTGCAGCTTAACCAGCCCGTTGCCTCTGGGGTTGTTCCTGTCAGACAGCCTGTCAGACCTGGGTTTCTTCAGCTTAATCAACCTGTTGCCCCAGCAGTTTTCCTAGTAAATCAGCCAGTTCAACCTGCAGTTTCTCAAAATGCAACTTTTTTCACTGCAGGTTCTATACTTAGGCAGTTGATTCCAACTGGTAAGCAGGTTAATGGGATACCTATGTACACTCTTGCCCCAGTTTCAGTTACTTTGCCTGTAACTCCTGGTGGTGGAGTAGCAACTGTTACGCCACCACAAATGCCCAACCAATTAATGCAGTCTGGCACAATAACTCAGTTGTCCCAGTCACCGGCTAGTGCACCCTCTCCTCCAGTGCTTTTAACATCTCCAGGTATATCGCTACAAGCCTCCCCACCTGGTCTTGAAACAAGTCAGGCTATCAGACAGGCTAAGCAGTGGAAGACTTGCCCTGTTTGCAATGAGCTTTTCCCGTCCAATGTTTACCAGGTGCACATGGAGGTGGCCCACAAACAtggtgaaataaaaatggaggAGACCCTGGAACCTGACAAACTAGCAGCTTGTGCACCCTTTCTAAGGTGGATGACAGAAAAGACAGTCAGGTGTTTCTCttgcaaatgttttctctgtgaGGAAGAGCTCATGAAACATCTCTTGATGCATGGCTTAGCTTGCTTGTTTTGCACAGTTACTTTCCATGACTTAAAAAGCCTTGTGGAGCACAATAAAGCTACGCACAATGGGAAGAAGCAGTTACACGCAGACTATAGCAACAGAGGATTCCAACTAGGTAATGATGCTCAGGGTGACCTTGTATTTCCACACTTTGATTTCAGTACCATGTTACCAGAAGAAGACATTGGTGAAAGAGAAGTACATTTGGCAGTGCTTGCTGGCCTGAACTCGAGGACGCTTGTCCCTGTTTACATCAAAGTGAAACCTCAGACGGCAGAAATGAACAATAGGTGCAACAAAAAAGTTTTAACCTGCCCATTTTGCTTTGGTACGTTTGTTAGTAAAGAAACCTatgaaatgcatttgaaagAGCGACATCATATAATGCCAACTGTACATACAATTTTGAAGTCTCCTGCTTTCAAGTGCATCCACTGTTGCGGTGTGTACACTGGAAATATGACTCTAACAGCTATCGCTGTACATTTGCTCCGTTGTAGAAGTGCTCCCAAAGACAGCAACTCAAGCATGAATATGCAGCTTGAGTGTACTGAGAAGAGCGAGCTACTGTTTGTGAATGGTGATAAGCATGATTCTGGgatactgaaaagaaagcaatcGGATTCATGCTTTGTTGCAGAAGACCAAAGGAATAAGGAACAGCAGCCTCCGGGCTTAAGTACTGGCATAGCTCTATCTCCAGAAAATGAAGTGAATTCAGGGGTAGTGCCTTTCAAGCGACAAAAGATTAATACTAGGACTGAGATGAAGAAGCTTCCTTCTAGTGAGGATCTTCGCATTCTAGCAGTAGATCCTAAACACTATGATCACAATTCATACGAGGCTCAAAAACAGTTTTTGATAGACTATTTTCATGAGAGGCCATATCCTTCTAAAAAAGAGATGGAATTACTTTCCTCACTGCTATATGCGTGGAAAATTGATGTTGCATCGTTCtttggaaaaaggagaaatatatgCTTAAAGGCGATAAATAATCACAAATCATCTGTGCTGCTGGGTTTCAGTATGTCTGAACTAAAAAATATTAAGCACAGTTTGAATATAAAAGATGAACCGTTAGATATGTAA
- the ADNP2 gene encoding activity-dependent neuroprotector homeobox protein 2 isoform X2, with product MDQELVVPCPKCAFASGPKVTGKHIRMFHSSNKRIQNYTVSILDGMKQFRSDIINFTCLKCQFTDTLYYNMKKHVLMNHFQNLVSTYFGEKPDEHKENSIEHYCKKCNASANSQDSLMYHVLTAETHRDLENKLRSVISEHIKKPGLVKQMHIAPKPSQDMAATAPSAGPAPAPAGSVAAPACVQLAFPQNNQNQSVVQPKPVQSPVRPPTVPSASSSLEHTTSAPVVTPSHVTLVSSNVPVGQNNVNIQPSPSQPIIVSHRLPVNQPVRAGAVPISHSVGTVNRTVAPAVLPLNQPVRPGLFPINQPLGTINGPVAAGPLPVTQPVSPVNRPVAPGVLPVNRPVAPGVLPVNRPVAPGVLTVNQSLGNVNRPLGPRVLPMAQPVASGVLQLNQPVASGVVPVRQPVRPGFLQLNQPVAPAVFLVNQPVQPAVSQNATFFTAGSILRQLIPTGKQVNGIPMYTLAPVSVTLPVTPGGGVATVTPPQMPNQLMQSGTITQLSQSPASAPSPPVLLTSPGISLQASPPGLETSQAIRQAKQWKTCPVCNELFPSNVYQVHMEVAHKHGEIKMEETLEPDKLAACAPFLRWMTEKTVRCFSCKCFLCEEELMKHLLMHGLACLFCTVTFHDLKSLVEHNKATHNGKKQLHADYSNRGFQLGNDAQGDLVFPHFDFSTMLPEEDIGEREVHLAVLAGLNSRTLVPVYIKVKPQTAEMNNRCNKKVLTCPFCFGTFVSKETYEMHLKERHHIMPTVHTILKSPAFKCIHCCGVYTGNMTLTAIAVHLLRCRSAPKDSNSSMNMQLECTEKSELLFVNGDKHDSGILKRKQSDSCFVAEDQRNKEQQPPGLSTGIALSPENEVNSGVVPFKRQKINTRTEMKKLPSSEDLRILAVDPKHYDHNSYEAQKQFLIDYFHERPYPSKKEMELLSSLLYAWKIDVASFFGKRRNICLKAINNHKSSVLLGFSMSELKNIKHSLNIKDEPLDM from the coding sequence ATGGACCAAGAGCTGGTGGTTCCTTGCCCAAAATGTGCATTTGCTTCTGGTCCCAAAGTAACGGGAAAACATATCCGGATGTTTCATTCATCTAATAAAAGAATACAGAACTACACAGTCAGCATTTTGGATGGCATGAAACAATTCAGGAGTGACATCATAAACTTCACATGTCTAAAATGTCAGTTTACAGACACATTGTATTACAACATGAAGAAACATGTTCTGATGAACCATTTTCAAAACTTAGTAAGTACATATTTTGGTGAGAAACCTGATGAACATAAAGAGAATTCTATTGAGCATTACTGTAAAAAGTGTAATGCTTCTGCAAACAGCCAAGATTCTTTAATGTATCATGTCTTGACAGCTGAAACACACCGAGACCTGGAGAACAAACTTCGGTCTGTGATTTCAGAACATATTAAGAAACCAGGACTCGTGAAACAAATGCATATTGCTCCAAAGCCTTCCCAAGACATGGCAGCGACTGCTCCATCTGCAGgacctgcccctgccccagcaggtTCTGTCGCAGCTCCGGCTTGCGTCCAGCTTGCATTTCCACAGAATAATCAAAACCAGAGTGTGGTGCAGCCAAAACCAGTTCAAAGCCCAGTCAGACCACCGACGGTTCCAAGTGCCTCTAGTAGCCTTGAACATACAACTTCTGCTCCGGTTGTTACCCCATCACATGTTACTCTTGTGTCTAGTAATGTTCCTGTAGGTCAGAATAATGTTAATATTCAGCCATCACCTTCCCAGCCTATCATCGTTTCCCATAGGCTCCCCGTTAATCAGCCTGTGAGGGCTGGAGCTGTTCCTATTAGTCATTCTGTTGGGACTGTAAACAGAACTGTGGCCCCTGCAGTGCTTCCTCTTAATCAGCCTGTCAGGCCTGGGCTCTTTCCTATTAATCAGCCCCTTGGTACTATAAATGGTCCAGTTGCAGCTGGACCACTACCTGTTACTCAGCCTGTCAGCCCTGTGAATCGACCGGTTGCACCAGGAGTCCTCCCTGTGAATCGACCAGTTGCACCAGGGGTCCTCCCTGTTAATCGGCCGGTTGCACCAGGAGTTCTCACAGTCAATCAATCGCTTGGGAATGTGAATAGACCCCTTGGTCCCAGGGTCCTTCCCATGGCACAGCCAGTTGCGTCAGGGGTTCTGCAGCTTAACCAGCCCGTTGCCTCTGGGGTTGTTCCTGTCAGACAGCCTGTCAGACCTGGGTTTCTTCAGCTTAATCAACCTGTTGCCCCAGCAGTTTTCCTAGTAAATCAGCCAGTTCAACCTGCAGTTTCTCAAAATGCAACTTTTTTCACTGCAGGTTCTATACTTAGGCAGTTGATTCCAACTGGTAAGCAGGTTAATGGGATACCTATGTACACTCTTGCCCCAGTTTCAGTTACTTTGCCTGTAACTCCTGGTGGTGGAGTAGCAACTGTTACGCCACCACAAATGCCCAACCAATTAATGCAGTCTGGCACAATAACTCAGTTGTCCCAGTCACCGGCTAGTGCACCCTCTCCTCCAGTGCTTTTAACATCTCCAGGTATATCGCTACAAGCCTCCCCACCTGGTCTTGAAACAAGTCAGGCTATCAGACAGGCTAAGCAGTGGAAGACTTGCCCTGTTTGCAATGAGCTTTTCCCGTCCAATGTTTACCAGGTGCACATGGAGGTGGCCCACAAACAtggtgaaataaaaatggaggAGACCCTGGAACCTGACAAACTAGCAGCTTGTGCACCCTTTCTAAGGTGGATGACAGAAAAGACAGTCAGGTGTTTCTCttgcaaatgttttctctgtgaGGAAGAGCTCATGAAACATCTCTTGATGCATGGCTTAGCTTGCTTGTTTTGCACAGTTACTTTCCATGACTTAAAAAGCCTTGTGGAGCACAATAAAGCTACGCACAATGGGAAGAAGCAGTTACACGCAGACTATAGCAACAGAGGATTCCAACTAGGTAATGATGCTCAGGGTGACCTTGTATTTCCACACTTTGATTTCAGTACCATGTTACCAGAAGAAGACATTGGTGAAAGAGAAGTACATTTGGCAGTGCTTGCTGGCCTGAACTCGAGGACGCTTGTCCCTGTTTACATCAAAGTGAAACCTCAGACGGCAGAAATGAACAATAGGTGCAACAAAAAAGTTTTAACCTGCCCATTTTGCTTTGGTACGTTTGTTAGTAAAGAAACCTatgaaatgcatttgaaagAGCGACATCATATAATGCCAACTGTACATACAATTTTGAAGTCTCCTGCTTTCAAGTGCATCCACTGTTGCGGTGTGTACACTGGAAATATGACTCTAACAGCTATCGCTGTACATTTGCTCCGTTGTAGAAGTGCTCCCAAAGACAGCAACTCAAGCATGAATATGCAGCTTGAGTGTACTGAGAAGAGCGAGCTACTGTTTGTGAATGGTGATAAGCATGATTCTGGgatactgaaaagaaagcaatcGGATTCATGCTTTGTTGCAGAAGACCAAAGGAATAAGGAACAGCAGCCTCCGGGCTTAAGTACTGGCATAGCTCTATCTCCAGAAAATGAAGTGAATTCAGGGGTAGTGCCTTTCAAGCGACAAAAGATTAATACTAGGACTGAGATGAAGAAGCTTCCTTCTAGTGAGGATCTTCGCATTCTAGCAGTAGATCCTAAACACTATGATCACAATTCATACGAGGCTCAAAAACAGTTTTTGATAGACTATTTTCATGAGAGGCCATATCCTTCTAAAAAAGAGATGGAATTACTTTCCTCACTGCTATATGCGTGGAAAATTGATGTTGCATCGTTCtttggaaaaaggagaaatatatgCTTAAAGGCGATAAATAATCACAAATCATCTGTGCTGCTGGGTTTCAGTATGTCTGAACTAAAAAATATTAAGCACAGTTTGAATATAAAAGATGAACCGTTAGATATGTAA